GGTGTCGCCGTGCAGCCGCACCACGGCGGCGTCGTCCCCGGCACCGATCAGCACCTCACCGCCCGCCGGAGCGCCGCCGCCGGAAAGCCCGGCACCGGTGACCATGGACTCCAGTTCGCCGGCGGGGATCTTGCAAGCGCAGCCGCCACCGTGCGCGTACCGTGTCAGGCGGTGGTTTTCGGTCGTGACGGTCCCGGCATCGGTCATGCCCCGAAGCTAGTCCACGGGGTGGACAACGGCATGGCGGAACACGCGGGACGGCGGCACTGGAGGCGTAAGGGTGCCTGGTGGCCCCCGCGGTCTTCAAAACCGACGTGGCCGAGCAACTCGGTCAGGCGGGTTCGATTCCCGTCCGCCTCCGCCACGCACCCAGCCTGCGCCACCAGGTGCGCGGCCCGGAACGACCACCACCTCCGGTCGAGGCCGGTTCGGTTGTCCCGTCGGTGTCGGCACGCTCGGCCGAGGACGAAGCGGACTGGGCCTCGGCCTCGGCTACGGCGGCACGCCGGTCACGCCAGCGGCGCACGACCTCCTCGACGTCCACGGGTGCGACCTTGACGCGTGGACCGCTGGGAGCCCGCAGCCACTCGGCGATGCGCAGGTTGAGCTCACCGACCTGCTCACGCACCGCCTGCTCGGAACGCAACTCGGCCACGGTGTCCGGAAGCCGGTCGATCTCCTTGCGCAACTGCACGGCGGGCGGCAGCAGTGCCTCGGTGGACAGTCCCTCCCGCTCGACGTACTTCTTGACCCAGGACAGTTCGCTCTCGTTGCCGAGATCCGGCAGCGGCTTGCCGGTTCCGGGCAGGTCGTCGAGCTCCCCGCGCTCCCTGGCGGTGCGAATCTGACGATCGATCCAGGTCTCGAAGTCCATCCCCGGCGGTCTCCGTTCGGTCATGACCCGATTGTGCACCGGCATCTCCTTGCGGATCATCCGTTGGCTCGGTGTCTCGCGAGTGTTTCCTGTTGTGGATTTATTTCGATTAACACTGAAACAACAGAGTATTTCAATTGAAAAATACATCCGACGTGCCAGCGCACGAAGCCGAACGAACACTCCCCCGCTGCGTATCGTCACGAACGTGGACGAGCGGCGGAACATCCCTGCCACGGACCGGGTGCTCGAGGAGCCCCGGATGGCCGCGGCCGTCGAGCGCTTCGGCCGGGAACGGGTGAAACGCGCCGTCCATGACGCACAGCGACGCGCTCGGGCCCGTGAGATCCCCGCCGATCAGGTGACTGAGAAAGCGGCGGCGAACCTGCCCACCTCGACCGGCGGGCTGTGCCCGGTGCTCAACGCCACAGGCGTACTGCTGCACACCAACCTGGGCCGCGCTCCCCTCTCGGAGGCCGCGGTGCTGGCCCTGCGGGAAGCCGCGGGAACCTGCGACGTCGAGCTGGACGTCCACACCGGTCAGCGTGGCCGTCGCGGGGCGAACGTCACACGCGGCCTGCTCGACGCGGTCCCCGAGGCGGAGAGCGCACACGTGGTGGGAAACGGGGCGGCCGCACTCACGCTGGCCGCCACCGCCCTGGCAGCGGGCCGTGAGATCGTGCTGGCACGGAGCGAGATGGTCGAGATCGGCGCCGGATTCCGCATCCCCGACCTGTTGTGCTCCACCGGCGCGGGACTGCGCGAGGTCGGCACTACCAACCGTGTCGAGCTCGCCGACTACCGAGCGGCGATCGGGGCGGAAACCGGATTCGTGCTCAAGGTGCACCCGTCCAACTTCGTGATCAGCGGCTTCACCTCCGCCGTCGAGCCGGGCGAACTCCGCGAGCTGGACGCTCCGCTGGTCGTCGACATCGGATCCGGACTGCTGGAACCGCACCCCAGGCTGCCGGACGAGCCCGACGCGCGCGGCACGCTGCGGGCGGGAGCGGATCTGGTGGTGGCCAGCTGTGACAAGCTGCTCGGCGGTCCGCAGGCCGGGCTGCTGCTCGGCAGGGCAGCTATCGTCGACAAGCTCCGGAGACATCCGCTGGCCCGTGCGCTGCGCCCCGACAAGCTCACCCTGGCCGCGCTGCACGCCACGCTGCACGGACCTCCCACACCGACCGCGCGTGCGCTGGAGCGCTCGCGGCGGGAACTGCGTGCCCGCGCCGAACGGATCGCGGAGTCCTCGCGGGCAGCGGGAGTGGCGGCGACGGCGGCGGAGACCACCGCGGGCATCGGTGGTGGTGGAGCACCGGGAGTGGAGCTGCCCAGCGCGGCCGTCGTGCTGCCCGAGCACTGGTCCGAACGACTGCGCCGCACCGTGCCACCGGTGCTGACCAGGATCGAACGGGGGAACTGCCTGGTCGACCTGTTCGCGCTGGCCCCGGAGCGGGACGAGGAACTGGTCGAGGCGATTCGCCGGGGTGCGCGGGCGACGGATCCGCTCGTGGGAGGCGCGTCATGCGAGTGATCGCCACGGCAGGTCACGTGGACCACGGCAAGTCCACGCTCATCAAAGCCCTGACCGGCAGCGATCCGGACAGGTGGGCCGAGGAACGACGTCGCGGGCTGACCATCGACCTGGGATTCGCGTGGACGACCCTGCCCGGTGGCGAGACGATGGCGTTCGTCGACGTGCCCGGTCATCAGCGATTCGTGCGCAACATGCTGGCCGGGGTCGGCGAGGTCGCGGGCGTGCTGTTCGTGGTGGCCGCCGACGAGGGGTGGATGCCGCAGTCGGACGAGCACCTGCAGGCGTTGCACGCCCTGCGCGTGCGGCGAGGGGTGCTGGCGATCACGCGCGGCGATCTCGCCGCCCCGCTCCCCGCGCTGGAACAGGCACGACGGCGACTGGCGGGCAGCTCGCTGGCGGGAATTCCCGAAGTGGTCGTCAGTGGAACCACCGGGGCCGGGTTGCCCGAACTCACCGGGAAGCTCGACGACCTCGCGGGTCTGCTCCCGAATCCCGACCCCACCGCCGACGTGCGGCTGTGGCTGGACCGCTGCTTCAGCGTTCGAGGCGCGGGGACGGTGGTGACCGCGACGTTGTCCGCGGGCACGCTGGCCCGAGGCGACGAACTCGTGGTGGCCGGAACCGGAAAACGCGTGACTGTCCGGGGACTGCGGAGCCTCGGAGAGGAGTACGAAACGGTCCGCGCGACGGCGCGGGTCGCGCTGAACCTGCGCGGGGTGCACGTGGGGGAACTCGATCGCGGGGACGCGTTGCTGACACCGGGGGCGTGGCGGAGCACCGACCGGGTGGACGTGCTGTTGCGGGACGGGGGATCCGGCGAACTGCCCCGCGAACTGGGCATGCACATCGGTGCGGCCACGAACGAGGTGCGGCTGCGGCCGTTGGGAGCGGACACCGCGCGACTCTCGCTGCGTGTCGGGCTTCCGCTGCGGATCGGTGACAACGCGCTGCTGCGGGACGCCGGACAGCACCGGATCCCCGCAGGGATCCACGTTCTCGACGCGCGTCCGCCGGAGTTGCGTCGTCGGGGCGCTGCCGCCGCCCGCGCTCACGAGCTGGAGCGGGCGAGAGATCAGCCCGCGGGCGCCGTGCTGCTCGCGAGGGATCGCGCGATCCGCGCCTCGGAACTCCGCGTCCTGGGAGCGTCCCCTCCCCCACATGCCCTGGTGGTCGGGGACTGGCTGCTGGATCCGACCGCCCGGGACGAGTACGCGACACGGCTCGTCGAGCTCCTCGAACGGATCCACCGAGAGGACCCGATGGCGGACGGTCTCTCCGAGCAGGAAGCGGCACGGCAGCTGCGCCTGCCCCACGCATCGTTGCTGCCGCTGGTGCTGAACTCGGCGGCTGCCGCCGGGATCGGAACGAGCGACGGGAGGCTGCGGCTGCGAGGCCCCGAGCTGAGCGAGCACGTGCGGCGGGGCGTCACAGCTATCCGTGCTCGGCTGGCTCGGCACCCCTTCGACGCACCCACCGCGGCAGAACTCCGAGAACTCGGACTGGACAACGAACAACTCGGCGCGGCGAACAAGGCCGGTCAGCTGCTTCGGATCGGCGAGGGAATCCACCTGCTGCCGGGGGCGTTGCGGCGGGCGCGGGACGTGCTGGCCGCGCTGCCGGAACCGTTCACCCCGAGCGAGGCACGTGATGCCCTGGAAACGAGCCGTCGGGTGGTCGTCCCGTTGCTGGAACGGCTCGCCCGCGAGGGCTACACCCGACGACTTCCCGACGGAACCCACCGAGTGCGCTGAACGGTCCCGACGGGAACAAGAACCGCCCGCTCGCGGCCGGTCGGCGGATGGCCCTCCCCTGCGCCGACCGGGTGACCGACGCGAAGAGGTTTGCCGGGCCGCGTCAGCTGGGCATCCAGCCTGCAGGGACAACGCGTGCCTCGCGGAGGCGTGTTCTGCGGGACCACCGGCTGCGGGGGCCACCGGTCGGGTGAGGAGGAAACCATGCCGCACAAGATCTGGGCGGGTTCGCTCAAGTTCGGTCTGGTGACCATTCCCGTCGGGTTGTACAGCGCCACCGAGGACCACGGCATCCGCTTCAACCAGTACGAGCGCGGAACCCACGACAGGGTGCGTTACCGCAGAATCAACGAGCGAACGGGTAGAGAGCTGGAAGGCGACGAGGTCGTCAGGGGGCTGGAGGTCGACGGCACGCTGGTCACGGTCGAGCAGCGCGAGCTGGACGACATCGCCCCGGAGCGTTCCGGAACGATCGAGATAGCGGAGTTCGTGGCGCTGTCCGAGATCGATCCCGTGTACTTCCAGAAGGCGTACTGGGTCGCTCCCGCCGACAGGCGGAACGCCAGGGGATACAGCCTGCTGCGTCGTGCGATGGCCGAGACCGAACGAGTGGGCATAGCCACCTTCGTGTTCCGCGGCAAGGAGTACCTGACCGCACTGCGCCCCGAGAACGAAGCGTTGGTGCTGCACACCATGTTCTTTCTCGACGAGATACGGGACCCCGCGAACGTGCTGGAACACGCTCCACCTGAGGACTCGTACGGCTCGCGGGAACTGCGGCTGGCCGGCGATCTGATCAGGTCGATGAGCACCGCGTGGCACCCGGAGGAACACGTCGACACGCACACCGCCCGGATCGAACGACTGCTCGCGGACAAGGCGGCGGGACGTGCTCCCCGGAGCGGGGCCGAGCACGTCGAAACGACCGCGACCGTGGATCTGGCCGAGGCGCTGCGCCGCAGCGCCGAACATGCCCGCGCCGGGAAGAAACGGTCCGGGAGCGGGGGTGAGCGCCCGGACCGCGGCACCGAGCGCTCGGAGCCCGCACCGGTGTCCACCCTGACCCGCGAGGAGCTTCGGAGACGAGCACGCGAGCTCGACATCCGGGGCAGATCCAAGCTCAACCGGGCACAGCTGGAAAAGGCCATCACCGAATCACCCGGTGTGCACGGAGGTGGGCGGACAACCGAGGAGGAGACCGGAGCCGGGTCACGAGAACGACCTCGAAAAGCAAGGAGGTAACTCACCTTGAGCCCAGCGGATGCGTTAGCCTTGAGCGAAACCGACGCAGGAATGGCGAACCGCGTCGCTCATGTTGTACGAGACGCGATCCGCAACGAAGCGTGCGAACGAAAGAGGTAGTAATGACCAACTTCTTCGGTTCCGGTGGGCCCGGTTCGAGTCCGTTCGACGACTTCCTCGCCCGGTTTCTCGGCGGTCAGGGCGGCACGCCGCGACCGGTGCAACGTGTCGACATCACCCGTCTGATGACCCACCAGGCCCAGGAACTGATGGCTGCCGCCGCGCGGTTCACGGCCGAACACGGCGGACACGACCTGGACGCGCATCACCTGTTGTGGGCGGCGACCCAGACCGATACGACGCGTTCGATGCTCGAACGGGCAGGTGCGGACCCCGCCGCGATCGCCCAGGGAGTCGAGCAGCAGCTACCGCAGACCGAGAGCACCGACCAGCCGCCCGCGCTGACTCCGGCCGCCAAGCGGGCGCTGCTGGACGCGCACCGGGTCGCCCGCGCGGTGGGCTCGTCCTACATCGGCCCGGATCACCTGCTGCTCGCGTTGGCGGCGAATCAGGAATCCACGGCGGGCCAGATGCTGGCAGCGGCCCACGTGACCCTGGAGTCGCTGCAGAGCGGGGCGTCCGCCCGCGGCTCCGGCGGTCAGCAGACCACCGAGGCACAGCAGCACAGCCCGACCCCCACGCTGGACGAGTACGGCCAGGACCTGACCTCACGCGCCCGTGACGGCGGACTGGACCCGGTCATCGGTCGCGAGTCGGAGATCGAGCAGACCGTGGAGGTGCTCTCGCGCCGCACGAAGAACAACCCGGTGCTCATCGGTGAGGCCGGTGTCGGCAAGACCTCGGTCGTGGAGGGCATCGCGCAGCGCATCGTCGACGGCGAGGTCCCCGATGTGCTGGCGAACAAGCGAGTGGTGCAGCTCGACGTGTCCGGGGTGGTCGCGGGTACCCGCTACCGGGGCGACTTCGAGGAACGGATGAACAAGATCATCGAAGAGATCAGCCAGCAGAGCGAACAGCTGATCATCTTCATCGACGAGCTGCACACCGTCGTCGGCGCGGGCGGCTCCGAGGGCGCCGTGGACGCGGGCAACATGCTCAAGCCGAGACTGGCCCGGGGTGATCTGCACGTCGTCGGGGCCACGACACTGGACGAGTACCGCAAGAACATCGAGAAGGACGCCGCGCTGGAACGTCGCTTCCAGCGCATCGACGTCGCCGAGCCCAGTGTGGAGGAGACGGTCCAGATCATGCGGGGGTTGCGGGACCGTTACGAGGCGCACCACCAGGTGCGGTTCAACGACGAGGCGATCAACGCCGCCGCCGAGCTCTCCGACCGCTACGTCACGGACCGCTATCTGCCGGACAAGGCCATCGACCTGCTCGATCAGGCCGGGGCGCGCAAACGTCTGCGCAACCGCACCCCCACGACCGATGTCCGCGAGCTGGAGGAGCAGGCCGAACAGCTCAGCAGGGACAAGGCCCAGGCGGTCACGAACGAGAACTACGAGCAGGCTTCGCAGCTGCGGGACGAGATAAACCAGGTGCAGACGAGGATCCGACAGCAGCGGCACAGCCCCGACGGGATCCCGGAGGTCGGTTCGACGGACATCGCGGAGGTCGTGTCCCGGGCCACCGGAATCCCGGTCACGCAGCTGACCGAGGAGGAGAAGGGCAGGCTGATGCGGCTGGAGGAGCAGCTGCATCACCGGGTCGTCGGTCAGGGCGAAGCGGTTCACGCGGTCTCCCGCGCGGTACGCCGCTCACGAACCGGCATGGGAGATCCGAACCGGCCGGTCGGCACCTTCCTGTTCCTGGGGCCGACCGGGGTCGGCAAGACCGAATTGGCCCGCGCGCTGGCCGAGTCGCTGTTCGGTGACCAGGACCGGATGATCCGGCTGGACATGAGCGAGTACCAGGAGGCGCACACCGCCAGTCGGATGGTCGGCGCTCCCCCGGGCTACGTCGGTTACGGCGAGGCGGGCCAGCTCACCGAGGAGGTCCGGCGCAGGCCCTACTCCGTGGTGCTGCTCGACGAGATCGAGAAGGCACACATCGACGTGTTCAACATCCTGCTGCAGGTCATGGAGGACGGCCGCCTCACCGACGGCCAAGGACGCACTGTGGACTTCCGGAACACGGTGCTGATCATGACCAGCAACCTCGGTTCGGACATCATCTCCAACCGTTCCGGGGTACTCGGGTTCAGCACCAGGGAGGAGGAACAGACCACCGAGGCGGCACGGGACCGGTTGATGGTTCGACTCCGTGACTCGTTCCGCCCCGAGTTCCTCAACCGGATCGACGAGATCGTGGTGTTCCGCAAACTGGAGTCGGACCAGCTGCGCAGCATCACCGAACTGTTGTTGGACGAGACCAGGCAGCGACTGCGGGCACAGGGCATCGACATCACGTTCGAGTCGGACGCGGTGGACTGGCTGACCGAACACGGCCACCAACCCGATTACGGTGCCCGCCCACTGCGGCGGACCATCCAGCGGGAAGTGGACGACTCGATCTCGGACCTGCTGCTGGACGGGGAACTCGCCCACGGTCAACGCGTGGTCGTCGGAGCCGACCAGGACCGGCTGCGGTTCTCGGTGCAACCGCAACCGGCGGAGGCCTCCGCCTGATCGGGCTTCCGGTCGGGACTCTCGACGGGTGAGGCCCCATCCCCACGGGGCCGACACCGGGTAACGGCGGGCGGCGATTCCATCCGGAGTCGCCGCCCGTTCTCGTGTCTCTGCTCGTCCTCGTGTCGACCGCCCGGTTACTCCGGCTCGGGTGAGCACTCAGCGAGCCACGAGGACCGGACAGGGCGCGTGGTGCAGCAGTGTCTGGCTGGTCGATCCCAGCAGCAGCCCCGCCAGCCCGCCGCGACCACGTGCCCCCACCACCACCAGTTGGGCGTTGTCGGCCTGTTCCAGCAGCAGTCGTGCGGGTTTGCCGTAACCGACCACCTCGTGCACCGGCACGTCGGGATAGTCCTCCCGCCAGCCCGCCAGCACTTCGGCGAGCAGCCGCTGTTCGTCGGCGCGGACGGACTCCCAGGTCTTGTCCGCCTGCTCGCGGGTCCACAACTCCCCCACCACCAGGTCGTGCCAGGCATGCACCGCCATGATCCCGGTCGAGCGGGACGAGGCCATGTCGAACGCCCACCGCAGCGCGAGCTCACCGGGCCCGGAACCGTCCACACCGACGACGACGGGGAGGCCGGGGGGCTCCGCACCCTCGTCGGGCTCGCGAACCACCGCCACCGGACACTGCCCGTGGTGTGTCAACGCGATCGCGACCGAGCCCAGTATCACCCCGCTGAAACTGCCGAGACCACGGCTACCGACCACGACCAATCGTGCCGTGCTGGACTCGTCCAGCAGCACGGTGCGGGCGGATCCGGTACGTACGGCCGTGTCCACCACGAGTTCCGGGTCCTCGGCGGCCGCGATTTCCCGAGCGTCGCGCAACCAGTCGCTGACGAACTCCTGTGCCGTCTCGTTGGTGGGTTCCGGTGTGGAGGTTCCCAGCGTGTCGGGAACATAACCCAGGGCGGAGACGTCCGCGTGCACCAACCGCAGCGGTGCCGAACGGTGGGATGCCTCGCGAGCTGCCCAACGCACGGCTTCGAAAGCGGTGGGAGAACCGTCGATTCCGACCAGAATCGGCTTCGCGATGGTAGACATGTCTCACTCCGGTGGTCGTGGCCTCGGTCCGGACGGGGATGGAGGTCGGCGCGGTGTCCCGAGCCTGCCGGGACTGCCGGGAGCGGCGCCCGGAACCAACCATGACACCTGCCGTAGCGGGCCGCAGCGATCCGAGGAGCCACCGCCCCGGATCCGCCGCGCGAGCGTTCACCGATCCGGCGGGCTGACGTGCGGAGCACTCTGTCCGGTGCGGCCTACCGCATCCGGGACAGCAGGCTCCGCGCGTGCGTGGCCGACCGAGCGTAATCAGCGAACTCGTCCCACGGGTCGCCGTAGGCACGCAACCGCGCGGGCATGTCGTGGATGGTGAACGCGGCCGGACCGACCGAGTCCAACTCCGACCACCACAGCGGAGCGGCGACCGGTGCACCGGTGCGGGCACGCACCGCGTACGGCGCTACCGCGGTCTGGGCAT
This portion of the Actinopolyspora lacussalsi genome encodes:
- a CDS encoding selenocysteine-specific elongation factor (product_source=KO:K03833; cath_funfam=1.10.10.10,2.40.30.10,3.40.50.300; cog=COG3276; ko=KO:K03833; pfam=PF00009,PF03144,PF09107; superfamily=46785,52540; tigrfam=TIGR00475), yielding MRVIATAGHVDHGKSTLIKALTGSDPDRWAEERRRGLTIDLGFAWTTLPGGETMAFVDVPGHQRFVRNMLAGVGEVAGVLFVVAADEGWMPQSDEHLQALHALRVRRGVLAITRGDLAAPLPALEQARRRLAGSSLAGIPEVVVSGTTGAGLPELTGKLDDLAGLLPNPDPTADVRLWLDRCFSVRGAGTVVTATLSAGTLARGDELVVAGTGKRVTVRGLRSLGEEYETVRATARVALNLRGVHVGELDRGDALLTPGAWRSTDRVDVLLRDGGSGELPRELGMHIGAATNEVRLRPLGADTARLSLRVGLPLRIGDNALLRDAGQHRIPAGIHVLDARPPELRRRGAAAARAHELERARDQPAGAVLLARDRAIRASELRVLGASPPPHALVVGDWLLDPTARDEYATRLVELLERIHREDPMADGLSEQEAARQLRLPHASLLPLVLNSAAAAGIGTSDGRLRLRGPELSEHVRRGVTAIRARLARHPFDAPTAAELRELGLDNEQLGAANKAGQLLRIGEGIHLLPGALRRARDVLAALPEPFTPSEARDALETSRRVVVPLLERLAREGYTRRLPDGTHRVR
- a CDS encoding L-seryl-tRNA(Ser) seleniumtransferase (product_source=KO:K01042; cath_funfam=3.40.640.10; cog=COG1921; ko=KO:K01042; pfam=PF03841,PF12390; superfamily=53383; tigrfam=TIGR00474); translation: MDERRNIPATDRVLEEPRMAAAVERFGRERVKRAVHDAQRRARAREIPADQVTEKAAANLPTSTGGLCPVLNATGVLLHTNLGRAPLSEAAVLALREAAGTCDVELDVHTGQRGRRGANVTRGLLDAVPEAESAHVVGNGAAALTLAATALAAGREIVLARSEMVEIGAGFRIPDLLCSTGAGLREVGTTNRVELADYRAAIGAETGFVLKVHPSNFVISGFTSAVEPGELRELDAPLVVDIGSGLLEPHPRLPDEPDARGTLRAGADLVVASCDKLLGGPQAGLLLGRAAIVDKLRRHPLARALRPDKLTLAALHATLHGPPTPTARALERSRRELRARAERIAESSRAAGVAATAAETTAGIGGGGAPGVELPSAAVVLPEHWSERLRRTVPPVLTRIERGNCLVDLFALAPERDEELVEAIRRGARATDPLVGGASCE
- a CDS encoding DNA end-binding protein Ku (product_source=KO:K10979; cath_funfam=2.40.290.10; cog=COG1273; ko=KO:K10979; pfam=PF02735; smart=SM00559,SM00959; superfamily=100939,68912; tigrfam=TIGR02772); its protein translation is MPHKIWAGSLKFGLVTIPVGLYSATEDHGIRFNQYERGTHDRVRYRRINERTGRELEGDEVVRGLEVDGTLVTVEQRELDDIAPERSGTIEIAEFVALSEIDPVYFQKAYWVAPADRRNARGYSLLRRAMAETERVGIATFVFRGKEYLTALRPENEALVLHTMFFLDEIRDPANVLEHAPPEDSYGSRELRLAGDLIRSMSTAWHPEEHVDTHTARIERLLADKAAGRAPRSGAEHVETTATVDLAEALRRSAEHARAGKKRSGSGGERPDRGTERSEPAPVSTLTREELRRRARELDIRGRSKLNRAQLEKAITESPGVHGGGRTTEEETGAGSRERPRKARR
- a CDS encoding ATP-dependent Clp protease ATP-binding subunit ClpC (product_source=KO:K03696; cath_funfam=1.10.1780.10,1.10.8.60,3.40.50.300; cog=COG0542; ko=KO:K03696; pfam=PF00004,PF02151,PF02861,PF07724,PF10431; smart=SM00382,SM01086; superfamily=52540,81923), with translation MTNFFGSGGPGSSPFDDFLARFLGGQGGTPRPVQRVDITRLMTHQAQELMAAAARFTAEHGGHDLDAHHLLWAATQTDTTRSMLERAGADPAAIAQGVEQQLPQTESTDQPPALTPAAKRALLDAHRVARAVGSSYIGPDHLLLALAANQESTAGQMLAAAHVTLESLQSGASARGSGGQQTTEAQQHSPTPTLDEYGQDLTSRARDGGLDPVIGRESEIEQTVEVLSRRTKNNPVLIGEAGVGKTSVVEGIAQRIVDGEVPDVLANKRVVQLDVSGVVAGTRYRGDFEERMNKIIEEISQQSEQLIIFIDELHTVVGAGGSEGAVDAGNMLKPRLARGDLHVVGATTLDEYRKNIEKDAALERRFQRIDVAEPSVEETVQIMRGLRDRYEAHHQVRFNDEAINAAAELSDRYVTDRYLPDKAIDLLDQAGARKRLRNRTPTTDVRELEEQAEQLSRDKAQAVTNENYEQASQLRDEINQVQTRIRQQRHSPDGIPEVGSTDIAEVVSRATGIPVTQLTEEEKGRLMRLEEQLHHRVVGQGEAVHAVSRAVRRSRTGMGDPNRPVGTFLFLGPTGVGKTELARALAESLFGDQDRMIRLDMSEYQEAHTASRMVGAPPGYVGYGEAGQLTEEVRRRPYSVVLLDEIEKAHIDVFNILLQVMEDGRLTDGQGRTVDFRNTVLIMTSNLGSDIISNRSGVLGFSTREEEQTTEAARDRLMVRLRDSFRPEFLNRIDEIVVFRKLESDQLRSITELLLDETRQRLRAQGIDITFESDAVDWLTEHGHQPDYGARPLRRTIQREVDDSISDLLLDGELAHGQRVVVGADQDRLRFSVQPQPAEASA
- a CDS encoding nucleotide-binding universal stress UspA family protein (product_source=COG0589; cath_funfam=3.40.50.620; cog=COG0589; pfam=PF00582; superfamily=52402) — its product is MSTIAKPILVGIDGSPTAFEAVRWAAREASHRSAPLRLVHADVSALGYVPDTLGTSTPEPTNETAQEFVSDWLRDAREIAAAEDPELVVDTAVRTGSARTVLLDESSTARLVVVGSRGLGSFSGVILGSVAIALTHHGQCPVAVVREPDEGAEPPGLPVVVGVDGSGPGELALRWAFDMASSRSTGIMAVHAWHDLVVGELWTREQADKTWESVRADEQRLLAEVLAGWREDYPDVPVHEVVGYGKPARLLLEQADNAQLVVVGARGRGGLAGLLLGSTSQTLLHHAPCPVLVAR